A genome region from Hevea brasiliensis isolate MT/VB/25A 57/8 chromosome 7, ASM3005281v1, whole genome shotgun sequence includes the following:
- the LOC110632469 gene encoding cytochrome c — protein MATFEQAPPGDLKAGEKIFKTKCAQCHTVEKGAGHKQGPNLNGLFGRQSGTTAGYSYSAANKNMAVIWGESALYDYLLNPKKYIPGTKMVFPGLKKPQERADLIAYLKEATA, from the exons ATGGCAACATTCGAGCAAGCTCCACCTGGTGATCTAAAGGCAGGAGAGAAGATCTTCAAAACTAAGTGTGCCCAATGCCACACCGTCGAAAAAGGTGCTGGCCACAAACAAG GACCCAATTTGAATGGGCTTTTTGGAAGGCAATCTGGGACGACTGCAGGGTATTCCTACTCTGCAGCTAATAAGAACATGGCCGTGATATGGGGAGAAAGTGCTTTGTACGATTACTTGCTCAATCCTAAGAAG TACATTCCTGGAACTAAGATGGTCTTCCCTGGATTGAAGAAGCCGCAAGAGCGTGCAGATCTCATTGCCTATCTGAAGGAAGCAACTGCTTGA